The following proteins come from a genomic window of Corallococcus sp. NCRR:
- a CDS encoding HupE/UreJ family protein, which yields MKPLPWVRVVLLALLLLGPAAVHAHEVEVAPGAVSGFAGWVGEGIRHILAGADHLLFLFAVLLVGGSFRRILLLVTSFTLAHSLTLGLTVLGHVTLDARGTRWAEAAIAASILYMALENLFLRRHGHRAGLTFLFGLVHGLGFASVLGGHGLGTAVVPALVGFNLGVEVGQAAVVAFLVPVLRIVQRRPLLHSKVVRLSSICLAGVGLYWMVARAVG from the coding sequence ATGAAGCCGTTGCCCTGGGTCCGGGTGGTGTTGCTGGCGCTGCTCCTGCTGGGACCGGCCGCCGTCCACGCCCATGAAGTGGAGGTCGCGCCCGGGGCGGTGAGCGGGTTCGCCGGCTGGGTGGGCGAGGGCATCCGCCACATCCTGGCCGGAGCGGATCATCTCCTGTTCCTGTTCGCCGTGTTGCTGGTGGGCGGCTCGTTCCGGCGGATCCTCCTGCTGGTGACGTCCTTCACGCTGGCGCACTCGCTGACGCTGGGGCTCACCGTCCTGGGCCACGTGACGCTGGACGCGCGGGGCACCCGGTGGGCGGAGGCCGCGATCGCCGCGTCCATCCTCTACATGGCGCTGGAGAACCTGTTCCTGCGCCGGCACGGGCACCGCGCGGGGCTCACCTTCCTCTTCGGCCTGGTGCACGGGCTGGGCTTCGCGAGCGTGCTCGGCGGCCACGGGTTGGGGACGGCCGTGGTGCCAGCGCTCGTGGGCTTCAACCTGGGGGTGGAGGTGGGGCAGGCGGCGGTAGTGGCCTTCCTGGTTCCCGTGCTGCGGATCGTCCAGCGCAGGCCCCTTCTGCACTCGAAGGTTGTGCGCCTGTCATCCATCTGCCTCGCGGGAGTGGGGCTTTATTGGATGGTTGCTCGTGCGGTCGGTTGA
- a CDS encoding lmo0937 family membrane protein, whose product MYWTMGVILMVLWVMGLITGSTEGQWVHLLLVFSLVAFVLAVASLGRRRGMA is encoded by the coding sequence GTGTACTGGACCATGGGCGTCATCTTGATGGTGTTGTGGGTGATGGGGCTGATCACCGGTTCGACGGAGGGGCAGTGGGTGCACCTCCTCCTGGTGTTCTCGCTCGTCGCGTTCGTGCTGGCCGTCGCGTCGCTGGGACGCCGACGGGGGATGGCATGA
- a CDS encoding lytic transglycosylase domain-containing protein, whose protein sequence is MRGWTVAMVAAAMLVGADAVAFPVQVPVGAQGEAPDVAALRAQLAEKDAQLKAALARLQQYEDEADYLRAEQMGVAEAVRASGLPERQQRRLAVAIVREAERNNLDPLLVVALIRCESSFNNYAVSGVGAMGLMQVMPDTGKYLAEKSGWRLGRHTNLFDFETNVNLGTAYLADLINRFGSVEGALVAYNAGPGLAKRILAKKENRVKFMAGYPAKVVKEFRKLKAQQERAISLRAEQPTADRKG, encoded by the coding sequence ATGCGGGGTTGGACGGTGGCGATGGTGGCGGCGGCGATGCTGGTGGGGGCGGACGCGGTGGCTTTCCCGGTGCAGGTGCCGGTGGGTGCCCAGGGTGAAGCGCCGGACGTCGCGGCCCTGAGGGCGCAGCTGGCGGAGAAGGACGCACAGCTCAAAGCCGCCCTGGCCCGGCTGCAGCAGTACGAGGACGAGGCGGACTACCTCCGCGCGGAGCAGATGGGCGTGGCCGAGGCCGTGCGCGCCTCCGGGCTCCCGGAGCGGCAGCAGCGCCGGCTGGCGGTGGCCATCGTCCGCGAGGCGGAGCGCAACAACCTGGATCCGCTGCTGGTGGTGGCGCTGATCCGCTGCGAGTCCTCCTTCAACAACTACGCGGTGTCCGGTGTGGGCGCCATGGGCCTCATGCAGGTGATGCCGGACACGGGCAAGTACCTGGCGGAGAAGTCCGGCTGGCGGCTGGGCCGCCACACCAACCTCTTCGACTTCGAGACGAACGTGAACCTGGGCACGGCCTACCTGGCGGACCTCATCAACCGCTTCGGCTCCGTGGAGGGCGCGCTCGTCGCCTACAACGCGGGTCCCGGGCTGGCCAAGCGCATCCTCGCGAAGAAGGAGAACCGGGTGAAGTTCATGGCCGGCTATCCCGCCAAGGTCGTGAAGGAGTTCCGCAAGCTGAAGGCCCAGCAGGAGCGCGCCATCAGCCTGCGTGCCGAGCAGCCGACAGCCGACCGCAAGGGTTGA
- a CDS encoding AAA family ATPase, with product MTQPARVLGPVPSPASARAVMERLAAQLGRAVQGKPEEVRRVVTCVVAGGHLLLEDMPGVGKTTLAEALARACALSFARIQFTADLLPADILGAQVFHAQTATFSFRPGPLFRQLVLADELNRAPPRTQSALLEGMAQGQVSLDGQTHALPSPFTVVATQNPVDFSGTYPLPDSQLDRFLVRLSLGHPAPDVEARLLTTRGAASPLPSVEAVTGPEELASLRDFAQDVKLDAAVADYVVRLARATREHGDLERGASTRAVLALGSAARAQALWEGRDFVTPGDVRAMLVPCWAHRVLLRSAVQGVSARDEAAHLVEEIARKVAAPR from the coding sequence ATGACCCAGCCCGCTCGCGTCCTCGGTCCCGTCCCCTCCCCTGCTTCCGCGCGCGCGGTGATGGAGCGGCTCGCCGCCCAGCTTGGCCGCGCCGTGCAGGGCAAGCCGGAGGAGGTGCGGCGCGTCGTCACCTGCGTGGTGGCCGGCGGGCACCTGCTGCTGGAGGACATGCCCGGCGTGGGCAAGACGACGCTGGCGGAGGCGCTGGCGCGCGCGTGCGCCCTGTCCTTCGCCCGCATCCAGTTCACCGCGGACCTGCTGCCGGCGGACATCCTGGGCGCGCAGGTGTTCCACGCGCAGACGGCCACCTTCTCCTTCCGGCCCGGGCCGCTGTTCCGGCAGCTGGTGCTGGCGGACGAGCTCAACCGCGCGCCCCCGCGCACCCAGTCCGCGCTCCTGGAGGGCATGGCCCAGGGCCAAGTGTCGCTGGACGGGCAGACCCACGCGCTGCCCTCGCCCTTCACCGTGGTGGCCACCCAGAACCCGGTGGACTTCTCCGGCACCTATCCGCTGCCGGACTCGCAGCTGGATCGCTTCCTCGTGCGCCTGTCCCTGGGCCACCCGGCGCCGGACGTGGAGGCGCGCCTGCTCACCACGCGCGGCGCGGCGTCCCCGCTGCCCTCCGTGGAGGCCGTGACGGGGCCGGAGGAGCTGGCGTCGCTGCGGGACTTCGCCCAGGACGTGAAGCTGGACGCGGCGGTGGCGGACTACGTGGTGCGGCTGGCGCGGGCCACGCGCGAGCACGGCGACCTGGAGCGCGGCGCGTCCACCCGCGCGGTGCTGGCGCTGGGGTCCGCTGCCCGCGCCCAGGCCCTGTGGGAGGGGCGCGACTTCGTCACCCCTGGCGACGTGCGCGCCATGCTGGTGCCCTGCTGGGCGCACCGCGTGCTCTTGCGGAGCGCCGTGCAGGGGGTGTCCGCGCGGGACGAGGCGGCGCACCTGGTGGAGGAGATCGCCCGCAAGGTGGCGGCGCCCCGGTGA
- a CDS encoding STAS domain-containing protein has protein sequence MTGLQIHRQEEAAGRITLRLEGTLDGRTAQELSNSLQALSQIEGQVVLDFAHLREFKDSAVGILTHGLKDSAVQLRGLATHHERMFRYFGVLSSPTTHRAYYTPEDIFSV, from the coding sequence ATGACGGGGCTTCAGATTCATCGGCAGGAGGAGGCGGCGGGTCGGATCACGCTGCGCCTGGAAGGAACGCTGGACGGTCGTACGGCCCAGGAGCTGAGCAACTCGCTCCAGGCGCTGAGCCAGATTGAGGGCCAGGTGGTCCTGGACTTCGCGCACCTGCGCGAGTTCAAGGACAGCGCGGTGGGCATCCTGACCCACGGCCTGAAGGACAGCGCCGTGCAGCTGCGCGGGCTGGCCACGCATCACGAGCGGATGTTCCGCTACTTCGGCGTGCTGTCCTCGCCGACGACGCACCGGGCGTACTACACGCCCGAGGACATCTTCTCCGTCTGA